The DNA region CACGGAGGTGGCTCCTAGAGGTATCGACATACGTCATCGGCGCTGCATGATTCCGGGTCGACGCTTTCGGCGCCCTGCCGCAGCCGGGCGATGGTCTCGCGCAGTGCCACCAGTGCGCTGATCTGCTCGTCGAGGTCGGTCAGTCGGATGTCGAGCAGGTCGCGCACGTGCGTGCACGGCGCGTGGCCGCTGTCACGGATGTCGAGGATCTGCCGAATCTGGGCGAGGCTGAACCCGGCGGCCTGTCCCCGTCGGATGAAGCCGACCCGGGCGATCGTGTCGGCGGCATAGTCGCGATACCCCGCCGGGGAACGTTCGGCGGGCGGGAGCAGGCCTTCGTCTTCGTAGTAGCGCAGCGTCGCGGTGGTGGCCCCGGTCGCCTCGGCGAGCTTCCCGATTCTCACGATGTCTCCTCAGAACACTTGACCTTCAAGCCTACTTGAAGGTCAAGGATGGGTGCATGAGTCAGGGATTGGACCTCGCGGTCATCGGTTCCGGCGGCGCGGCGATGGCCGCGGCGATCCGCGCTACCGCGCTCGGCAAGTCCGTCGTCATGATCGAGCGCGGCATCTTCGGTGGCACGTGTGTCAACACCGGCTGCGTGCCGTCAAAGGCCCTGATCGCAGCGGCCGAGGCCCGGCATACCGCAGCCGACACTGCCCGGTTCCCGGGGATCGCCACCACGGCCGGCCCGGTGGACATGGCGGCCCTGATCGCCGGCACGCACGATCTGGTGGAGTCGCTGCGCTCAGAGAAGTACCTCAACGTGGCCGAATCGTATGGCTGGCAGCGCATTCAGGGCCAAGCGCGGTTCGCCGGAACCCCGGACGCGCCCGTCATCGAGGTCGGCGATGCCACCATCGAGGCCGAGCACTACCTGATCGCCACCGGCGCGAACCCAGTCATCCCGCCCGCATTCGAGGGCGTCGCCTACCTGACCTCGACCACCGCGATGGAAGTCACCGAGGTCCCGGAGTCGCTGCTGGTGATCGGCGGCGGCTACGTCGCGTTGGAGCAGGCGCAACTGTTCGCCCGGCTCGGGTCAACGGTGACGGTGCTGGTCCGCTCCACGCTGGCATCGAAGGAAGAGCCGGAAGTCGGCATGGCGCTGCTGGAGGTGTTCGCCGACGACGGCATCCGGGTGGTGCGCCGCGCCACGGTGAGCGAGGTCGAGCAGGCCGACGATCAGGTCACGGTCACCGCGACCATCACCGGCGGAACGCAGCAGTTCCGTGCCGCGAAAGTCCTCGTCGCCACCGGCCGCCGTCCGAACACCGACGGCCTGAATCTCGAAGCGGTGCAGGTCAAAACCGGCGAGAACAACGAGGTCGTGGTGAGCGACGGGCTGCAGTCGTCGAACCCACGGATCTGGGCGGCCGGCGACGTGACCGGGCACCGCGAGTTCGTCTACGTCGCCGCCCATCACGGCGCGATGGTCGCCGACAACATCTTCACCGACGCCGGCCGCAGGGTCGACTACCGCCATCTGCCCCGCGTGACGTTCACCAGCCCCGCGGTCGGTGCGGCCGGGACGACCGAGGCCGAGCTCCTCGCCGCCGGGACACGGTGCGACTGCCGGGTGCTGCCGCTAAAACATGTGCCGCGTGCGGTGGTCAACCGAGACACCCGCGGTTTCATCAAACTCGTCGCCGACGCCGGCACCGGCCGCATCCACGGCATCACCGCCGTCGCCAAGGATGCTGGCGAGATCGCCGCCGCCGCGGTCTACATCCTCGACGCCGCGATGACCGTCGACCAGGTCGCCGGGTCCTGGGCCCCGTATCTGACCATGGCCGAAGGCATCAAAATCGCCGCCCAGTCCTTCAGCGCCGATATGTCCCGACTGTCCTGCTGCGCATCCTGACGCATGGCTCACTCGAAAGGTTCCTGATGCCCAATTTCCTTGACCGCCTGACCATTCCGGAAGAGTCCGGGCTCGACCCGACGATGCTGGTGCCGTTGCTGCGGCTGCTCGCCGCCGGCGAGCCGGTCACCGTGGAGGCGCTCGCCGCGGCCGTCGGCCTCCCGGTTGACGAGGTGACCCGGCGTCTGGCCGCGGTACCCGACACCGAATACGACGAGCAGGGCCGCATCGTCGGCCAGGGCCTGACCCTGCGCCCGACCCGCCACCGATTCACCGTGGCCGGCCAAGAGCTCTACACCTGGTGCGCCCTGGACACCCTCATCTTTCCCACCATCCTGGACCGGCCCGCCAGCATCGAATCCGAATCACCCGTCAGCGGGCACCCGATCAGGGTCTCGGTCGGCGAAAACGGTGTCACCAGCGTGCAGCCCGAGACCGCGGTGGTCTCGCTGGTCAACCCCGACGACCTCACCTCGATCCGGTCCTCATTCTGCAACCAGGTGCACTACTTCACCTGCGCGCAGGACGCCGCGCCGTGGCTCGCCGAGCACCCCGAAGGTCAGATCGTCAGCGTCGCTGAGGCCCACCAACTCGGCGCAGCCCTGACCACACAAATCCTTACCCAGCTCCATACCCCGCCAACTGCCCACCCCGGCTGCTGCAGCTGACCAGCCGCACCCAACCTGATGAGGAGAAATCAATGAATCAACGTCCACGAAGAAATCCCGTGCTGCTGGGTGCGGCAGCGGTGCTGGTGACGGCCCTGTGTTGCGCCGCGCCAGTCCTGATCGCCGGCGGCGCGCTCGCCGCCGTGTGTGGACTGCTCGAGAATCCATGGGTCATCGGGGCAGCCGTCGCGCTGCTGCTGGCGGCTGTGGTCGCCTTCGCCCGCCGCGGTCAACGCGGCGATCACTGCTGTCCCGCCGACAGCCATTCACCCGCGACGCACACGCTCGACGACCTGACGAAAGGAAGCATCGACAATGTCTGAAACGCGTTCGTTTACACCCCACAGGTGGGCGGGCGTTACGGCTGTGATGCTGGCAGCGGGCGCGCTGACCGCGTGCGGCCAATCGGCCACAACCAGCAATCCGACCTCACCGCCACACGCCAACGCCACAACCCAGGCGACGGCGGCGACACTGACCACGGTGGACGGCAAAACCGTCGAACTGCCCGCTGCCGCCCCGACCGCGATCCTGTTCTTCTCCTACGGGTGCGGCGAATGCGTCGGCGGCGGTAAATCCCTGGCCGCTGCTCGGGCGGCCGTGGAGAAAGCCAGAGGCAGCGCCAAGTTCCTAGCCGTCGACATCGTCCCCACCGAGAAACCCGCCGATGTTCGCCACTTCCTGGACCAGATCGGCGGCACCAGCCTGCCCGCGGTCGTCGATACTAACGGGGCCCTGACCAGCCGCTACCAGGTGACCGCGCCGACCACCGCCCTCGTCATCGACCCGTCCGGGCAGATCAGCTACCGCGGCCACGCCCCGTCCCAGGATCAGATCCTGGCCGCCCTCGGCAGCAGCGCCGCACGGTGAACCTGCTCGCGCTCGCGTTTACCGCTGGCATGCTCGCCCCGGTCAACCCCTGCGGGTTCGCGCTGCTACCGGCGTGGATCACCGGCACCATCGCCACCGGCGGCACCGATGCGGTGCTCGTGCGGCTGGCCCGGGCACTGCGCACCGGGGCCGTCCTGACCATCGGGTTCACCGGCACCCTCACCCTCGCCGGTATCGCGATCAGTGCCGGTGCCCGGACCCTGGTGACGGCTGCTCCCTGGCTCGGGATCACGATCGGGCTCACCCTGGCCATCTTGGGCGGCTTCATGCTCACCGGCCGCACCATCGGTCTGCGTATGCCTGCCCGGACGCGTCATCGGCCGGACTCCCCAACAGCCGGTGGTGTGCTCGCGGCCGGAATCGGCTACGCCCTGGCGTCACTGTCCTGCACCTTCGGGGTACTGCTCGCGGTGATCGCCCAGGCCCAGGCCACCAGCGGATGGGGCGGTCTGCTGGCAGTGTTCACCGCATACACAGCCGGTGCCGCCACCATCTTGATGCTGGTCAGCGTCGGCACCGCCATCGCCGGCACGGCCCTGACCCGGCATCTGGGTATCCTCGCCCGCCACGGGACCCGCGTCACCGCCGTTGTCCTCATCGCCACCGGCGCCTACCTCGCGTGGTACTGGCTGCCCGCGGCCACCGGGCACACCGCCAGCGGCGGCAACCTGCTCACCGGCTGGTCGGCCACCGCGACCGGATGGCTGCAGGACCACGCCCTCCCGGCCAGCGTCATTGCCGCCTTCGCTGTGGTGGTCAGCGCGGTGGCCGCGTGCTGGACCACCCACCGCCGGCCAATCACCGGCAAGCAGCGCCGCCGGTGATGATTCACCGGCCGATACACCCAGCCAGATACCACTGTCCCTAACGATTAGAAAGCCGATAGATACAACCGTCGGACACAGTCAGATGCACACCACAAGTGCCTTACTGATAAGGCACATTCAAGACTGCCGACCCCTAAGCGCGACACGCCAGTTCTGCGCCGTCTGAGCGTGTCGTCAATACGGCAGTGGCGAATAGGCGTCGGTACTGCGCCCATTGCTCGACGGGGGTGGCGTCGGCATGGTGGGCGCCGGTGCGTTCGTTGATGCGGTCGAGCAGTAGCGTCGGCCAGGCGGGTTCCGTTGGCGTCCTGGGCTGTTCAACCCGAGGGCGAGCTGTGAGCAATGTTGCGGCTACGGCGATCACATCGGGGTAGGCCACCACGTGCGCTTCTAGGCCATTCTGCAGAATCCCCGCCGCCACGTGACGCTCTGCGTGAGCCCAGAAGACCAGGATGTGGCGGGCGTCGCCCAAGGCGTCATGAAGGTCGACCTCTGAATACTGACGGGCCAAGCGCCGATGCGTGCGCCCGGCACTGAGCACCGTGGGCCGGTCACGAAGATCCACCTGGTCGTCAAGAACGCGCGTTGGTGAACCGATCCAGCGTCGGTGACGGTGGCATACGGAGACATGTGCAGGCAGGTAGCAGTAGACGGGTTCGTGTATTCCCTTGCGTGCCATACATCTTTGACACAAAGGGCGGCGGAGATATTGCTTGAGCGCGGTGGGGTCGCCAGCAAGCCCGCAGAGACGGGACCGGATTACCTGCTCAGGTTGGCCGCTGACGACGGCCAACCAGTCCGGTCGCGGCCGGGCTGCGCATGATTCGGCGACATGGCCGCGCAGTGTGGAGACGCCGATATGGTTGGCGCGGGCCAGCCTGTCGATGTAGGACGATACGGCTTCCCAACGGAACGGTGCGATCGTTCGCGGGAGCCGCTGGTGTGGCACCGCTCATCCTGATCGGTCTGCCCGTCAACGTCGCCTCCCTGCTCGCAATCGCGGTGGCGATCCAGCTGCTGCTGCAGCACTCCAACGCCGACTACCGCGTGGGCCCCGCCAAGCACGTCTTGGCTCTCAACGAAGGCCACCGCTTCCATCACCTCAAGTGGGCCGGCATCGGCGACGTCAACTTCGGGCTGTTCACCCTGGTCTGGGACCACCTCATGCGCACCTACTCCTATAACCCCACCCGCCGATTCGACTCCACCCAGCTCGGCATGGCCGCACACCCCGACTACCCCACCGCGTACGGGCGGCAGCTGATACACCCCTTCACCCCCGCCGGAGGGTGCAGCCTCAAGTCCACCACCGCGACGAAGGACCCCACCGCGTAGAAACCGACACTGGAGCAGGGCTGAGAGCGACCAGCGTCTAGCGCTCCCGGAACCGTGATTGCCTCAAGCGTTCCCGATCTACGCGTACTAGACCCATAGCCTCCTACGTGGCCCATTTCGCGCCACGGGCCGACGATCGACGAACAAACGATCGGCAGCCCGTTCGGCGCCTGCCAGAGCTAGCCGGATGCCATGTCGGGCAGGCCAGAGCGCAAGTCTGCGTCTTTACTGAATCTTCATCGAAGGACTAAGAAAGCCAAATGACGCATCAGCACACTTGAACCATATTCGTGAACGGTGCACCGCCGCCCGCGAACGGCCGTCGCGGCGCACGCAGTGCCCGCTCATCAGCGATGTCAACATTCGGATACGGAGACCACACTGATGCCGCAGGCGACTTGCCTCCCACCGTTTCGCAGGACGGCGCAGTGGCTGCGGACGGCCGTCCTAGCGATGGCGGTGCTGCTGATCGCGGCCGCGTGCAGCTCGTCGCCGGCCGCCGCGCCCCAGCCCGAGGTCATCACTGATAAAGGCACCCCGTTCGCCGACCTGCTAGTGCCCAAATTGCAGGCGTCGGTGACCGACGGAGCGATCGGCGTCGCGGTGGACTCCCCTGTTACCGTGTCCGCCGGTGACGGCGTTCTCGGCCAAGTCTCGTTGACCAACGAAGCCGGCGAACTCGTCGACGGACAGCTCAGCCCCGATGGCGTGTCCTGGTCGTCGGCCGAGCCGCTGGGCTACAACAAGCAGTACACCCTTCATGCCCAGGCCCTTGGACTGGGCGGCGCGACCACTACGACAGCGACCTTCGAAACCCACTCGCCCGACAACTTGACGATGCCCTACGTCCT from Mycobacterium sp. SMC-4 includes:
- a CDS encoding heavy metal-responsive transcriptional regulator, which produces MRIGKLAEATGATTATLRYYEDEGLLPPAERSPAGYRDYAADTIARVGFIRRGQAAGFSLAQIRQILDIRDSGHAPCTHVRDLLDIRLTDLDEQISALVALRETIARLRQGAESVDPESCSADDVCRYL
- the merA gene encoding mercury(II) reductase, coding for MSQGLDLAVIGSGGAAMAAAIRATALGKSVVMIERGIFGGTCVNTGCVPSKALIAAAEARHTAADTARFPGIATTAGPVDMAALIAGTHDLVESLRSEKYLNVAESYGWQRIQGQARFAGTPDAPVIEVGDATIEAEHYLIATGANPVIPPAFEGVAYLTSTTAMEVTEVPESLLVIGGGYVALEQAQLFARLGSTVTVLVRSTLASKEEPEVGMALLEVFADDGIRVVRRATVSEVEQADDQVTVTATITGGTQQFRAAKVLVATGRRPNTDGLNLEAVQVKTGENNEVVVSDGLQSSNPRIWAAGDVTGHREFVYVAAHHGAMVADNIFTDAGRRVDYRHLPRVTFTSPAVGAAGTTEAELLAAGTRCDCRVLPLKHVPRAVVNRDTRGFIKLVADAGTGRIHGITAVAKDAGEIAAAAVYILDAAMTVDQVAGSWAPYLTMAEGIKIAAQSFSADMSRLSCCAS
- the merB gene encoding organomercurial lyase MerB is translated as MPNFLDRLTIPEESGLDPTMLVPLLRLLAAGEPVTVEALAAAVGLPVDEVTRRLAAVPDTEYDEQGRIVGQGLTLRPTRHRFTVAGQELYTWCALDTLIFPTILDRPASIESESPVSGHPIRVSVGENGVTSVQPETAVVSLVNPDDLTSIRSSFCNQVHYFTCAQDAAPWLAEHPEGQIVSVAEAHQLGAALTTQILTQLHTPPTAHPGCCS
- a CDS encoding redoxin domain-containing protein; the protein is MLAAGALTACGQSATTSNPTSPPHANATTQATAATLTTVDGKTVELPAAAPTAILFFSYGCGECVGGGKSLAAARAAVEKARGSAKFLAVDIVPTEKPADVRHFLDQIGGTSLPAVVDTNGALTSRYQVTAPTTALVIDPSGQISYRGHAPSQDQILAALGSSAAR
- a CDS encoding cytochrome c biogenesis CcdA family protein, with product MNLLALAFTAGMLAPVNPCGFALLPAWITGTIATGGTDAVLVRLARALRTGAVLTIGFTGTLTLAGIAISAGARTLVTAAPWLGITIGLTLAILGGFMLTGRTIGLRMPARTRHRPDSPTAGGVLAAGIGYALASLSCTFGVLLAVIAQAQATSGWGGLLAVFTAYTAGAATILMLVSVGTAIAGTALTRHLGILARHGTRVTAVVLIATGAYLAWYWLPAATGHTASGGNLLTGWSATATGWLQDHALPASVIAAFAVVVSAVAACWTTHRRPITGKQRRR